One Roseimaritima multifibrata DNA window includes the following coding sequences:
- a CDS encoding cytochrome c oxidase subunit II codes for MLAKLNQCTSGLWADAAHKLWFPDQASTYAAESDSTYSMILWVSIMFFVPLMIVMGYFVLKYKKAKGGKATSRLRHHNGLEITWTVVPCIFLVIMFVRGSWGYLDMSIPPEGARQVDVTAYKWAWSMDYGNGAIHPELHVVLDQPTKMVMRSTDVLHSFFVPAFRIKRDIVPGRYNIAWFEATMASEKISDEELAVILADHKESGDKQWDYDRHQVTEDGYRYFDLFCAEYCGQDHSTMQSYVVVHETQEDLDQWIKKISSRGETPPAEYGEKLYKLRNCVGCHSLEANKIVVGPSFHNLFGYDRELATGEKVLGDEQYIRESILDPKAKVVNGFNPQMPSFKGQLSDDDINSLIAFIKQQSDRGSTAADLAEEKSADEKAADAAE; via the coding sequence ATGTTAGCTAAACTAAATCAATGCACTTCGGGCCTCTGGGCCGATGCCGCACATAAATTGTGGTTTCCCGATCAGGCTTCCACGTACGCTGCGGAAAGCGATAGCACCTACAGTATGATTCTGTGGGTATCTATCATGTTTTTCGTCCCGTTGATGATTGTGATGGGCTATTTCGTCCTCAAATACAAAAAAGCCAAAGGTGGCAAGGCGACCAGTCGCCTCCGCCATCACAACGGTCTGGAGATCACGTGGACGGTGGTTCCTTGTATCTTCTTGGTGATCATGTTTGTGCGTGGATCCTGGGGATATTTGGATATGTCCATTCCCCCAGAAGGTGCCCGGCAAGTGGACGTCACTGCCTACAAGTGGGCTTGGTCGATGGATTACGGTAACGGAGCCATTCACCCGGAATTGCACGTTGTTTTAGATCAACCGACCAAAATGGTGATGCGATCGACCGACGTTCTGCACTCGTTTTTCGTCCCGGCGTTTCGCATTAAGCGGGACATTGTTCCTGGCCGTTACAACATCGCTTGGTTCGAGGCGACGATGGCTAGTGAAAAAATCAGCGACGAAGAACTCGCCGTCATTCTCGCCGATCATAAAGAATCGGGTGATAAGCAGTGGGATTACGATCGTCACCAAGTCACCGAGGATGGCTACCGATACTTCGACCTGTTTTGTGCGGAATACTGCGGGCAGGATCACTCGACCATGCAATCGTATGTCGTCGTGCATGAAACCCAAGAAGATCTTGACCAGTGGATTAAGAAGATCAGTTCGCGTGGTGAAACGCCTCCTGCCGAATATGGCGAGAAACTGTACAAACTGCGGAACTGTGTCGGCTGCCACTCGCTGGAAGCAAACAAGATCGTCGTCGGCCCTTCATTCCATAACTTGTTTGGTTATGACCGTGAACTTGCAACGGGTGAAAAGGTCCTGGGCGACGAGCAATACATTCGCGAATCGATCCTCGATCCTAAAGCAAAGGTCGTCAACGGATTCAACCCACAGATGCCTAGCTTTAAGGGACAGTTGTCCGACGACGACATCAATTCCCTAATTGCGTTCATCAAACAACAAAGTGATCGGGGCTCTACGGCCGCCGATCTCGCAGAAGAAAAATCGGCTGATGAAAAAGCCGCAGACGCAGCGGAATAG
- the nrfD gene encoding NrfD/PsrC family molybdoenzyme membrane anchor subunit: MSIASVKGLDNTLERPGERAPLVLGDTNFHTITESVCKIAERKPSKMWVAGFLISAHIAAFFSILILYLIYTGVGVWGNRSPVFWGWPIVNFVFWVGIGHAGTLISAILFLFRQEWRTSINRAAEAMTIFAVVCAGTFPGIHVGRAWLAYWLAPYPSLNLWMWPQFRSPLLWDVFAVSTYGTVSLLFWYMGMIPDLATFRDRAKNKYRRFAYGLLSLGWSGSSRHWMRYEKAYALLAALAAPLVLSVHTIVSFDFAVSQVPGWHTTIFPPYFVAGAIFSGFAMVLTLMIPARAMLDLRNLITIRHLENMCKIILATGSIVGLAYGTEFFIAWYGQVGEETFAFVNRAFGPYAWAYWIMISCNVISPQLFWFRRFRTDPVLIFIVTIFVNIGMWFERFVIVVSSLSRDYLPSAWGYFSPTWVDWGMLIGSFGLFFTLFLLFCRFMPVVNMAETKATLAHEMHVRHAMEHAKHESE; this comes from the coding sequence ATGTCCATCGCCAGCGTCAAAGGCTTAGACAACACACTGGAACGCCCGGGTGAACGGGCGCCCCTGGTGCTGGGAGACACCAACTTCCACACCATCACTGAATCGGTCTGCAAGATTGCGGAGCGAAAGCCGAGCAAGATGTGGGTCGCGGGATTTTTGATCTCCGCCCATATTGCAGCTTTCTTCAGTATCCTCATCCTGTATTTGATCTACACCGGAGTCGGTGTCTGGGGTAACCGCTCGCCGGTATTCTGGGGCTGGCCGATTGTGAACTTTGTGTTTTGGGTGGGGATCGGACACGCCGGAACGCTGATCAGTGCAATTCTGTTTCTGTTTCGTCAGGAATGGCGTACCAGTATCAACCGTGCCGCGGAAGCGATGACCATTTTTGCGGTTGTCTGTGCTGGTACTTTCCCCGGGATTCACGTTGGGCGAGCTTGGCTGGCTTATTGGTTGGCTCCGTATCCAAGTTTGAACCTTTGGATGTGGCCTCAGTTCCGTAGTCCACTGTTGTGGGACGTGTTTGCCGTTAGTACCTACGGCACCGTTTCGCTGCTGTTTTGGTACATGGGGATGATCCCCGACTTGGCGACCTTTAGAGACCGCGCGAAGAACAAGTATCGACGTTTTGCTTACGGCCTGTTGTCGCTTGGTTGGTCCGGGTCGTCGCGGCACTGGATGCGATACGAAAAAGCCTATGCATTGTTGGCCGCGTTGGCGGCACCGCTTGTGTTGAGTGTTCATACGATCGTTTCCTTTGACTTTGCAGTTAGTCAGGTGCCGGGTTGGCATACAACGATCTTCCCGCCTTACTTTGTTGCGGGAGCCATTTTTAGCGGCTTCGCGATGGTGTTGACTCTGATGATTCCAGCTCGAGCCATGCTCGATCTGAGAAATCTGATCACCATTCGCCACTTAGAAAACATGTGCAAGATCATTCTTGCTACAGGATCGATTGTCGGTTTGGCGTACGGGACTGAGTTTTTCATCGCTTGGTATGGCCAGGTAGGTGAGGAAACGTTTGCCTTCGTTAATCGTGCTTTTGGCCCTTACGCTTGGGCTTACTGGATCATGATTAGCTGCAACGTTATCAGTCCACAATTGTTCTGGTTCCGTCGCTTCCGCACCGATCCAGTCCTGATTTTTATCGTTACCATTTTTGTCAATATCGGAATGTGGTTTGAACGGTTTGTAATTGTTGTGAGTAGTTTGTCACGCGATTACCTCCCAAGTGCCTGGGGATACTTCAGTCCAACCTGGGTTGACTGGGGGATGTTGATTGGATCCTTCGGCCTGTTCTTTACTCTGTTCTTGTTGTTCTGTCGGTTTATGCCGGTCGTCAACATGGCAGAAACCAAAGCCACACTTGCTCATGAAATGCACGTGCGGCACGCGATGGAACATGCAAAGCACGAATCGGAATGA
- a CDS encoding TAT-variant-translocated molybdopterin oxidoreductase, with the protein MSQQNTESPKARYWRSLNELRETPEFRSYIEREFPVAASEYPEGVSRRRWIQLMGASLALGGVIGCRYPEENIAPFVIRPEGRVPGEPYSRATNFELAGRVYNLLVSCVDGRPVKIEGNVEHPLGRGGTDVFSQASILGLYDPDRLGEILQFREEKKRPATPEDFAGYLKSMRNRAKANKGRGMAVLVEPTSSPSMVRLLGELQGQLPELTICRFDSVGNDVVAEATQAAVGRRSRTLLDLASAKAILTVEADILGRDRAMVHNSRSFVDGRDPMTGEMSRLYTVEAGFTNTGASADSRLSLRPTDAVRFLAALEVAIDAGERSTDSAEGESNYDELTAQERAERFLAVAAADLVQAGDKAVVVVGEHLGAEAVAAGIRINNKLGSLNSLVRFPELVDAPLKTVDLAAFVEKAQAGEIDSLVVFGANPVFTAPADVDLGDAIGRVADSIYLGEYDDETAVTCKWVAPMAHALESWGDALSDDGHYGVCQPQILPLLGGQTPLELLAVLVGSEDSGEAIVRKTADAIAGGSLSNRQWRSLLHDGFSDDLKVEVADAEFSGSAQPLTTDALNAVDEVDPDDVEVLFVPADGIYDGRFANNGWLQEMPQALTKLTWDNAALMSPRTARQLKVAHGTMVALRRGEASVKVPVYEMPGMAHACVVLPYGYGRTRVGAIGGHADWEFDSVGTDVRPLRTSDSMLVAYKIESRPRSHEKYELATTQDHWAIDELGRDETETRSYKLIREGTLALLEKTPGFTEAKGPHVPDLAHTTLWKEPIEEIIDQKNEYVPQWGMSVDLSKCTGCNACVIACQSENNVPIVGKEQVSLSREMHWMRLDRYFQGTEDNADVVQEPLMCMHCETAPCEQVCPVAATVHTNEGINAMAYNRCIGTRYCANNCPFKVRRFNYFNFNEDVGVGYGINAYQSNIESANRKLQQLVLNPEVTVRGRGVMEKCTYCIQRVEAGKIQARKEGRMIQDGDVKTACQTACPTRAIEFGNIADETSKVAVARGDIRSYGMLPQLRVKPRTTYMSRIRNVHPRLMTSKQVYDLQHLHEHIHHGHDDHDDHGDDSHSDDPHGAEEHPESVS; encoded by the coding sequence ATGAGCCAACAAAACACTGAGTCCCCAAAGGCTCGCTACTGGCGCAGCCTAAACGAACTTCGGGAAACCCCTGAATTTCGTAGCTATATCGAACGAGAGTTTCCTGTTGCTGCGTCGGAGTACCCGGAAGGGGTTTCGCGTCGTCGCTGGATTCAGCTGATGGGTGCCTCTTTGGCGCTCGGCGGCGTGATCGGTTGTCGTTATCCCGAGGAAAATATCGCTCCGTTCGTGATTCGTCCCGAAGGGCGCGTTCCGGGTGAACCTTATAGCCGGGCAACGAATTTTGAGTTGGCGGGTCGGGTCTATAACCTGCTTGTTAGCTGTGTGGATGGTCGTCCAGTCAAGATTGAAGGTAATGTCGAGCATCCGCTTGGGCGTGGTGGTACCGACGTTTTCTCGCAAGCGTCGATTCTTGGGCTGTATGACCCAGATCGCTTGGGAGAAATCCTTCAGTTCCGTGAAGAGAAGAAGCGTCCTGCGACGCCGGAAGATTTTGCTGGCTATTTGAAGTCGATGCGGAATCGTGCGAAGGCGAACAAGGGTCGTGGGATGGCGGTTCTTGTTGAGCCGACTTCCTCGCCGTCGATGGTTCGGTTGCTTGGTGAGTTGCAGGGGCAGTTGCCGGAATTGACGATCTGTCGTTTTGATTCCGTTGGTAACGATGTCGTCGCCGAAGCGACGCAGGCCGCTGTTGGGCGTCGCTCGCGTACGTTGCTGGATCTTGCTTCTGCGAAAGCCATTTTGACCGTTGAGGCCGATATTCTTGGTCGCGATCGGGCGATGGTTCATAATTCGCGAAGCTTTGTCGACGGTCGCGATCCGATGACCGGCGAAATGAGCCGTTTGTACACTGTCGAAGCTGGGTTCACGAACACCGGTGCTTCGGCGGATTCTCGCTTGTCGCTACGTCCGACCGATGCCGTTCGCTTTTTGGCGGCGTTGGAAGTTGCGATCGATGCGGGCGAACGCTCGACCGATTCGGCCGAAGGTGAATCCAATTACGATGAATTGACAGCTCAGGAGCGTGCGGAGCGTTTCTTGGCTGTGGCTGCTGCCGATTTGGTGCAGGCTGGCGATAAAGCCGTGGTTGTGGTTGGCGAGCACTTGGGTGCGGAAGCCGTCGCGGCCGGTATTCGGATCAATAACAAACTCGGGTCGCTGAACTCTTTGGTTCGCTTCCCTGAATTGGTTGACGCACCGCTCAAGACGGTCGATTTGGCTGCGTTTGTCGAAAAAGCTCAGGCTGGCGAGATTGATTCGCTGGTCGTGTTTGGTGCGAACCCCGTCTTCACGGCTCCGGCAGATGTCGATTTGGGGGATGCGATTGGTCGCGTTGCCGATTCGATTTATCTGGGTGAGTACGACGATGAGACCGCAGTGACCTGTAAATGGGTCGCGCCGATGGCTCATGCTCTGGAAAGCTGGGGCGACGCGCTTTCGGACGATGGGCATTATGGGGTTTGTCAGCCGCAGATTTTGCCGCTTCTGGGTGGTCAGACGCCACTTGAATTGCTCGCCGTCCTTGTTGGCTCGGAAGATTCCGGGGAAGCGATTGTTCGGAAAACGGCCGACGCGATTGCCGGTGGCAGTTTGAGTAACCGCCAGTGGCGCAGTCTTCTGCACGATGGTTTCAGCGATGATTTGAAGGTTGAAGTCGCAGATGCTGAATTCAGTGGCTCCGCTCAGCCTCTGACGACCGATGCATTGAATGCGGTCGACGAAGTGGATCCAGATGATGTGGAAGTGCTGTTTGTTCCTGCCGACGGGATCTACGACGGTCGGTTTGCGAATAATGGTTGGCTGCAGGAAATGCCGCAAGCATTGACTAAGTTGACCTGGGATAACGCGGCTTTGATGAGCCCCCGCACGGCTAGGCAGTTGAAAGTCGCCCACGGAACGATGGTCGCTTTGCGACGCGGTGAAGCGAGTGTCAAGGTTCCCGTTTACGAAATGCCTGGGATGGCACACGCCTGTGTTGTCCTGCCTTATGGTTATGGCCGCACTCGCGTCGGAGCGATTGGTGGGCACGCCGATTGGGAATTCGATTCGGTTGGTACCGATGTTCGCCCACTGCGAACCAGCGATTCAATGCTTGTTGCATACAAGATTGAATCCCGTCCTCGCTCTCACGAAAAGTATGAGCTCGCAACGACTCAGGATCACTGGGCAATCGATGAACTTGGGCGAGACGAAACGGAGACCCGTAGCTACAAACTGATTCGTGAGGGAACGCTGGCGCTGCTGGAGAAGACTCCAGGGTTTACGGAAGCCAAGGGGCCTCACGTTCCTGATCTTGCTCATACCACGCTCTGGAAAGAGCCGATTGAGGAGATCATTGATCAGAAAAACGAATATGTTCCGCAGTGGGGGATGTCCGTTGACTTAAGTAAGTGCACCGGTTGCAACGCATGTGTGATCGCTTGTCAGAGCGAAAACAATGTTCCAATCGTCGGTAAAGAGCAGGTTTCTCTTAGCCGTGAAATGCACTGGATGCGGCTCGACCGTTACTTTCAAGGTACCGAGGATAACGCGGATGTTGTCCAGGAACCTTTGATGTGCATGCACTGCGAAACGGCTCCTTGTGAGCAGGTTTGTCCGGTTGCGGCGACGGTCCATACCAACGAAGGGATCAATGCAATGGCTTATAACCGTTGTATTGGAACGCGTTATTGTGCCAATAACTGTCCATTCAAAGTGCGTCGTTTCAACTACTTCAATTTCAACGAAGATGTTGGGGTTGGTTACGGAATCAACGCGTATCAAAGTAATATTGAATCGGCAAATCGAAAATTGCAGCAGTTGGTTCTGAATCCTGAAGTGACCGTTCGCGGTCGTGGGGTGATGGAGAAATGCACCTACTGCATTCAGCGAGTCGAAGCTGGAAAAATCCAGGCTCGCAAGGAAGGGCGAATGATCCAAGATGGCGACGTGAAAACCGCCTGCCAGACGGCTTGCCCGACTCGAGCTATCGAATTTGGCAATATTGCTGACGAAACTAGCAAGGTTGCGGTCGCTCGCGGAGACATCCGTAGTTATGGAATGTTGCCGCAGTTGCGAGTTAAGCCTCGCACAACCTACATGTCACGCATTCGCAATGTGCATCCTCGGTTGATGACCAGCAAGCAGGTTTATGATCTGCAGCATTTGCACGAACATATTCATCATGGGCACGATGACCATGATGATCACGGTGACGATTCGCACTCCGACGATCCTCATGGTGCCGAAGAGCATCCTGAATCGGTCTCGTAA
- a CDS encoding cytochrome c3 family protein gives MDRFLFPRWVNRLVVLLGGVFAVGGIYALALGGVATDPETLNIGYQPTQPVPFSHAIHAGQLRMDCRYCHNTVFDAAHAAIPPTATCINCHSPADEGGQTSLAAVRADSDKLAPIHRSWETGQSMNWVRVHNLPQFVYFNHAVHVNSGVSCVSCHGRVDQMEVVQQAKQLSMAWCIECHRDPAPHLRPVEFVTQLDWEPGEGDPTGEELKEKHHINPQVNCAVCHR, from the coding sequence ATGGATCGCTTTCTATTCCCTCGCTGGGTGAACCGACTTGTGGTTCTGCTTGGCGGCGTGTTTGCTGTCGGGGGCATTTATGCGCTCGCCTTGGGCGGTGTCGCTACTGACCCGGAAACCCTAAATATCGGGTATCAGCCGACTCAGCCAGTTCCGTTTAGTCATGCGATTCATGCAGGGCAGCTTCGGATGGACTGTCGCTATTGCCATAACACTGTGTTTGATGCGGCTCATGCCGCGATCCCGCCGACGGCAACCTGCATTAATTGCCATAGCCCCGCGGATGAAGGAGGGCAGACGTCGCTCGCAGCCGTTCGTGCTGATAGCGATAAACTGGCTCCGATTCATCGAAGCTGGGAAACCGGTCAGAGTATGAACTGGGTTCGGGTCCATAATCTCCCTCAGTTTGTCTACTTTAATCATGCCGTGCATGTGAATTCGGGCGTCAGTTGCGTCAGTTGCCATGGGCGGGTTGATCAGATGGAAGTCGTGCAGCAAGCCAAGCAATTGTCGATGGCCTGGTGTATCGAGTGCCATCGGGACCCGGCGCCGCATCTGCGGCCTGTCGAGTTTGTGACCCAGCTGGACTGGGAACCTGGTGAGGGTGACCCCACCGGTGAAGAGCTAAAAGAAAAACATCATATCAATCCGCAAGTTAACTGCGCTGTGTGTCACCGATGA
- a CDS encoding SCO family protein: MAQPGTESGTLNNGVPAQVKGVDVEQHLGVNLPLDLEVTDSEGKTARLAEYFDGKRPVIVTLNYSDCPVLCSVQLNALTRSLNELNLRLGDDFQILTVSIDPDESTERISETKALYVGQVTEQPDVAQAWHFATAEQSVITELTDTLGFKYRLDPVSKQFNHPAMLAFVTPNGEISNYSLRIDFPAEDLKRSLIAAGEGEIGSPVDQIVMWCFSYDPNLGKYTAEAWKLMRLGGLLTVVIVLVALIPYWLGKRKTQADSATPDQDETEPVDSASMEP; encoded by the coding sequence ATGGCGCAGCCAGGCACCGAGTCGGGGACACTGAACAACGGCGTACCCGCCCAGGTGAAGGGTGTTGACGTCGAACAGCACCTGGGGGTGAACTTGCCCCTCGACTTGGAAGTCACCGATAGCGAAGGAAAAACAGCTCGCCTCGCAGAATATTTTGATGGCAAACGACCGGTCATCGTGACCTTGAATTACAGCGATTGTCCGGTCCTATGCAGCGTTCAGTTGAATGCGTTAACCCGCTCTTTAAATGAACTAAATCTCCGTCTAGGAGACGATTTTCAGATCCTAACGGTCAGTATTGACCCAGACGAATCGACCGAAAGGATCAGCGAAACCAAGGCCCTTTACGTGGGCCAAGTAACCGAACAACCCGATGTCGCTCAGGCGTGGCATTTCGCCACGGCGGAGCAATCAGTGATTACAGAACTGACGGATACGCTAGGATTTAAGTACCGGTTGGATCCCGTCTCCAAACAATTTAACCACCCTGCGATGTTGGCTTTTGTCACTCCCAACGGTGAAATTAGTAACTATTCATTACGAATCGATTTTCCAGCCGAAGACCTTAAACGTTCGCTGATCGCCGCAGGTGAAGGTGAAATTGGGTCTCCGGTCGACCAGATTGTGATGTGGTGTTTTAGCTACGACCCGAACTTGGGGAAATACACCGCGGAAGCTTGGAAGCTAATGCGTTTGGGGGGACTGCTGACGGTGGTCATTGTCCTCGTGGCTTTGATCCCCTATTGGCTCGGGAAACGTAAAACTCAGGCTGATTCTGCGACACCAGACCAAGACGAAACTGAACCTGTCGACTCCGCATCGATGGAACCGTAA
- a CDS encoding helix-turn-helix domain-containing protein, translated as MKVFTTGQVAKICKVAPRTVSKWFDSGRLKGYRIPGSQDRRIPREYLIKFLKEHGMPLGDLEDEAMAKCLIVAQDQVLIENLKRELPPEKSFKVAVAASGFEAGIQAESFTPDCIIVDFSIGKIESVQICQNLRKNVDFTDIILIALLPDDGQPMSFDRSAINETFKKPFDAHLLAERLRTLIGAKKELV; from the coding sequence ATGAAGGTCTTCACGACTGGACAGGTCGCCAAGATCTGTAAAGTCGCCCCACGAACTGTTTCAAAATGGTTCGATTCAGGGCGATTAAAAGGATACCGTATTCCAGGATCTCAAGATCGGCGTATTCCTCGAGAATACCTGATCAAGTTCCTTAAGGAACATGGTATGCCTCTTGGTGACTTAGAAGATGAAGCGATGGCCAAGTGCTTGATCGTCGCCCAGGACCAAGTATTGATCGAAAATTTGAAGCGTGAATTGCCACCTGAGAAATCCTTCAAAGTCGCAGTCGCTGCTAGCGGCTTCGAAGCAGGAATTCAGGCGGAAAGCTTCACACCAGACTGCATCATCGTCGACTTTTCCATCGGAAAAATCGAATCGGTGCAAATCTGCCAAAACCTACGGAAGAATGTCGATTTCACCGACATCATCCTGATTGCTCTGCTGCCTGACGATGGTCAGCCGATGAGCTTCGATCGCAGTGCGATCAACGAAACCTTCAAGAAACCGTTTGATGCTCACCTTCTGGCCGAGCGTCTGCGTACCTTGATCGGTGCCAAAAAAGAATTGGTCTAA
- a CDS encoding quinol:electron acceptor oxidoreductase subunit ActD yields MKDRTMAVNKEKTNLKGVTAEFDSVDTLMAACRRVRDAGYLKTDAFTPFPVHGIDKALGIKPTVLPWISFAGGLTGCTIALAMEIWMNGINYQYIISGKPMISLPAFIPVAFELTILLAAFGSFFGMLALNKLPRFSNPIFTNPRFDRSTDDRFFLYVDAEDGRYDHAGVRTLLSDCGSEYVEDVIEDDSSNLIPKPVFYVLTALAIVALVPPIILAKMRVTTSGTPRFHIFYDMDFSPAKEAQTKTTLFSDGRSMRPDVPGTVARGQLNYGLDFNTGIDMEALSIIDPQRADQLVSLLQAPDDGEPAAEEKPAKEAPPAEEKPAEEKPAEEKPADDKPADEKPAEEKPADDKPADEKPADEKPAEEMKAEEKPAAEEKPAAETKPVEEAKPAEEMKADAAPAVVAEEAKAAVEEVAAAADATPWLTANPLEETAANMKRGQMQFNIYCAVCHGRDGSGSGLVALRAQKILAATWVPPTRLYNEDLNSKDYPDGKLFNTITHGIRKMPGYGAQITAQDRWAIVAYVRALQLSRNADSLGLESVPAPRRAELKKLQADVQQQLEEEAKKAADAAAAADAKKSAEPAA; encoded by the coding sequence ATGAAAGATAGAACCATGGCCGTCAACAAAGAAAAAACAAATCTGAAAGGGGTAACCGCCGAGTTTGACTCGGTCGATACCCTGATGGCTGCATGTCGACGTGTTCGCGATGCAGGCTATCTTAAAACCGATGCCTTTACACCGTTTCCGGTTCACGGAATCGATAAAGCGCTCGGCATTAAACCAACGGTCCTTCCGTGGATATCGTTTGCCGGTGGGCTGACAGGTTGCACCATCGCACTGGCGATGGAAATCTGGATGAATGGTATTAATTACCAGTACATCATCTCGGGTAAACCGATGATCAGTCTGCCAGCGTTCATTCCGGTGGCGTTTGAGCTAACGATTTTGTTAGCCGCGTTTGGGTCGTTCTTTGGAATGTTGGCACTGAATAAGTTGCCTCGTTTCAGTAATCCGATCTTTACAAATCCCCGTTTTGATCGCTCAACCGATGACCGCTTTTTCCTTTACGTTGATGCGGAAGATGGACGCTATGATCATGCCGGCGTGCGAACGTTACTGAGTGATTGTGGTTCTGAGTACGTCGAAGATGTGATCGAAGACGACTCGTCAAACCTGATCCCAAAACCTGTTTTTTATGTGCTGACGGCCTTGGCGATTGTTGCCTTGGTGCCGCCGATCATTTTGGCAAAAATGCGGGTCACCACCAGCGGGACTCCACGTTTTCATATCTTCTACGATATGGATTTTTCGCCCGCTAAAGAAGCACAAACCAAAACCACTCTGTTCTCCGACGGACGCTCCATGCGTCCCGACGTCCCCGGAACCGTGGCCCGTGGTCAGTTGAACTATGGGCTTGATTTCAATACCGGAATCGATATGGAAGCATTGTCCATTATCGATCCTCAGCGAGCAGACCAGTTGGTCAGCCTGTTGCAGGCTCCCGACGATGGGGAACCAGCAGCCGAAGAAAAACCAGCGAAGGAAGCTCCACCAGCTGAGGAAAAACCGGCTGAAGAAAAACCAGCTGAAGAGAAACCGGCCGATGACAAGCCAGCTGACGAAAAGCCAGCTGAAGAGAAACCGGCCGATGATAAGCCAGCTGACGAAAAACCTGCTGACGAGAAACCAGCAGAAGAAATGAAAGCGGAAGAGAAACCTGCTGCTGAAGAGAAACCTGCTGCGGAGACAAAACCTGTCGAGGAAGCAAAGCCTGCTGAGGAAATGAAAGCTGACGCAGCTCCAGCGGTCGTCGCCGAAGAGGCGAAGGCGGCTGTTGAAGAAGTCGCTGCCGCGGCCGACGCAACACCTTGGTTGACAGCGAACCCGCTTGAAGAGACTGCCGCGAATATGAAACGCGGGCAAATGCAATTCAATATCTACTGTGCCGTCTGCCACGGGCGAGACGGTAGCGGTAGTGGTTTGGTCGCCTTGCGGGCTCAGAAGATTTTGGCTGCGACTTGGGTACCTCCCACGCGGCTATACAACGAAGATTTGAACTCCAAAGACTATCCAGATGGCAAGTTGTTCAACACCATTACTCACGGGATTCGCAAGATGCCCGGGTACGGTGCTCAGATCACTGCACAGGACCGTTGGGCGATTGTCGCTTACGTACGAGCCTTGCAGTTAAGCCGGAACGCCGATTCGCTTGGTTTGGAAAGTGTTCCTGCCCCGCGGCGTGCGGAACTGAAGAAATTGCAGGCCGATGTTCAACAACAGCTTGAAGAAGAAGCAAAAAAAGCGGCGGATGCTGCAGCAGCAGCGGACGCAAAGAAGTCCGCGGAACCGGCTGCATAG